From the Xyrauchen texanus isolate HMW12.3.18 chromosome 37, RBS_HiC_50CHRs, whole genome shotgun sequence genome, one window contains:
- the ubox5 gene encoding RING finger protein 37, whose translation MVLNLCMQHFQTSVQCNKLCVDGYDVSNLLSGDPIVRRRGFKLEYFLRPPFHVTLSFRVKMELSRVDVELWPWGMDQGKTSRRLEILTCSDIPVQLERDTGQFKLVAHCDLQKEAQVCFLHPTFRPRAPFADPPPQPSPQAKLLEFWNRGPQSLGSVAHLRVSIPYSGAGSSLGIKSLAVWGLPARCCPPSELEMIREAHLNNLKTNTPLDVPSKPDFVPADTPVPEEFLDPLTQELLVFPMILPSGMVIDNSTLEEYQKREATWGRLPNDPFTGVPFTQTSKPLPNPLLKSRIDRLALQTGCTGLGARNNPLPKPQPSRLTMPSNTMEPMRSTDSGRSQNHIDSLPGQFKGPQNQEAPSQPVACVLGLGSISGRRTGPSVNQTRKTQSHYAKRKYESSFPSTSVDLDCSSGKVPLTDDTPSRATESVFSVGAHERRLADSLDQALNAALHGLPMFTSQSKNDSIVDTSTGQYKCVFCTCALTAYSSSAVSYSLPCAHLLCGSCLHHKYPPDSRRVKIKCPSCGTSASASDITRVHH comes from the exons ATGGTGCTCAACCTGTGCATGCAGCACTTTCAGACCAGCGTTCAATGCAACAAG CTGTGTGTCGACGGTTATGATGTCTCCAATCTTTTGTCAGGGGACCCAATTGTGCGTCGGAGAGGTTTCAAACTGGAATACTTCCTCCGGCCTCCCTTCCACGTCACCCTGAGCTTCCGCGTCAAGATGGAGTTGAGTCGGGTGGATGTTGAGCTTTGGCCCTGGGGCATGGACCAGGGGAAAACTTCTCGAAGACTGGAGATATTAACATGTTCTGATATTCCGGTGCAGTTGGAGCGAGACACTGGCCAGTTTAAGCTTGTCGCTCATTGTGACTTGCAGAAGGAAGCTCAGGTGTGTTTTCTCCATCCCACTTTCAGACCTCGAGCTCCGTTCGCTGATCCGCCACCCCAACCATCGCCTCAAGCAAAACTGTTGGAGTTCTGGAATCGTGGGCCGCAGTCGCTCGGTTCTGTGGCTCATCTCCGAGTCAGTATTCCCTACAGCGGTGCTGGATCTTCTCTTGGCATCAAGTCTCTTGCTGTGTGGGGGCTTCCTGCTCGATGTTGTCCCCCTTCTGAACTGGAGATGATTCGTGAAGCCCACCTAAACAACTTGAAAACAAACACTCCTTTAGATGTTCCTTCCAAGCCAGATTTTGTCCCAGCCGATACCCCAGTTCCAGAGGAATTCTTGGACCCCCTAACACAAGAACTCCTGGTTTTCCCAATGATCTTGCCTAGTGGGATGGTTATAGACAACAGCACATTAGAGGAGTACCAGAAGAGAGAAGCAACATGGGGCCGTCTACCAAATGACCCGTTTACTGGTGTTCCTTTTACCCAGACCTCAAAACCTTTACCAAACCCTTTACTCAAAAGTCGCATTGACCGTTTGGCACTCCAGACGGGATGCACAGGACTTGGGGCAAGAAATAACCCACTTCCTAAACCGCAACCATCCAGACTTACCATGCCTTCAAACACCATGGAACCCATGAGATCAACAGACTCCGGTAGGAGCCAGAATCATATAGACAGTTTACCAGGACAATTCAAAGGTCCACAGAACCAGGAAGCTCCGAGTCAACCTGTGGCCTGTGTACTTGGGTTGGGATCTATTTCAGGCCGTAGAACTGGACCTAGTGTCAACCaaacaagaaaaacacaaagCCATTATGCAAAAAGGAAGTATGAATCCAGTTTTCCCTCGACCAGCGTTGATCTTGATTGTTCTTCGGGTAAAGTGCCTCTGACGGATGACACTCCCTCACGTGCCACAG AGTCAGTCTTCAGTGTGGGCGCTCATGAACGGAGGTTAGCAGACAGTTTAGATCAGGCGTTGAATGCGGCCCTTCATGGATTACCAATGTTCACGTCACAGAGCAAAAACGACTCCATTGTGGACACTTCAACTG gACAGTACAAATGTGTGTTTTGCACATGTGCATTGACGGCATATTCCTCGAGTGCGGTGTCATACTCTCTGCCGTGTGCTCATCTGTTGTGTGGATCCTGTTTGCACCACAAATATCCGCCTGACTCTCGGAGAGTGAAGATTAAATGCCCCTCGTGTGGAACATCTGCCTCCGCCAGTGACATCACAAGAGTGCATCATTGA
- the LOC127630453 gene encoding leucine zipper putative tumor suppressor 3-like — protein sequence MGSVGSGVAGEQEFAMKSVGTRTTLPRGPPLSRRRPVDRSSSAERLHAPPSTSEGSSDERGGSSITTDRVQLNSASSHLERLPTNGNGLEGNGAGHRDGHRAGGGVSLDACGNVVGHSGEKNHDSVAPVKARDGNNTKRDSRTPPKILTVSGKLEQNTSALVRPSAFKPVVPKSFHSMQNLVGQSGGGARSAGSGGGSDAPQSLCEQDSPDRDPSGGTDEQGGMSDSGRNSLTSLPTYAGPSLSYGAPQALGPLSASTSHINRLGTTAAALDKVEKPKYQNGLSVSDSSQSSSGKSCLSYRRLCHLTDTTGTVQPSPSTDDIIQDLADRLWEKEQEMLHMRRNLDQSEAAIVQVFEEKQSVWEREMEELRQNYVGRLQQVTRRAQRTQHALQAHIARLQQDKGRLQVEISTLLAQREELERKCLDYRKEQADILPRLEETKWELCQKAGEISLLKQQLRESQNEVTQRVGEMVALRGQLKELNAQLKEREETMISLKDSYTNKNRELERCEGELKRTLTEVSMLRDKLVVFEAEVLGLKRALGELSCRNDRVVGLSGISGNSSLPWAGLHSPRTADTLTALTPLSATVDTFLSLQSDEAKAQRQEAGELRRQLERLQGELHLERQQRERQALTFTQERHTWQDEKERVLKYQAQLQLSYVETLQRNQALEERVGQLGATLATTPSSPPPISLSIPVPVNVTLSPTVDDAKPPAMHQLAPSWPGPSRLERIESTEI from the exons ATGGGCAGTGTTGGCAGCGGGGTGGCCGGCGAGCAGGAGTTTGCCATGAAGAGCGTGGGCACACGCACCACCCTCCCTCGTGGTCCGCCCCTCTCCCGTCGCAGGCCCGTCGACCGCAGCTCCAGCGCCGAGCGCCTCCACGCACCTCCGTCCACCTCGGAGGGCTCCAGTGATGAGCGAGGGGGCAGCAGTATCACCACGGATCGAGTCCAGCTCAACAGCGCCTCCTCTCACCTGGAGCGGCTTCCCACCAATGGCAACGGGCTGGAGGGTAACGGCGCGGGTCACAGGGATGGACACAGGGCTGGAGGAGGGGTTTCTCTGGATGCCTGCGGTAACGTCGTGGGTCACAGTGGGGAGAAGAATCATGACAGTGTGGCACCAGTGAAGGCCAGAGATGGCAACAATACCAAGAGAGACAGTCGCACACCACCCAAGATTCTCACCGTCTCTGGGAAACTCGAGCAG AACACTTCTGCACTGGTTCGGCCCTCCGCTTTTAAACCTGTGGTGCCCAAGAGCTTTCACTCCATGCAGAACCTGGTTGGTCAGTCCGGAGGTGGAGCTCGTTCCGCTGGGAGCGGAGGCGGCTCGGATGCCCCACAGTCCCTCTGTGAGCAGGACAGTCCAGATAGAGACCCGTCCGGTGGGACTGATGAACAGGGCGGCATGTCTGACTCGGGACGGAACTCTCTGACCAGTTTGCCCACCTATGCAGGGCCGAGTTTGAGTTACGGTGCCCCGCAAGCTCTCGGCCCGCTCAGTGCCTCAACCAGCCACATCAACAGACTGGGCACCACAGCAGCTGCGCTGGATAAAGTGGAAAAACCGAAGTATCAGAACGGCCTGAGTGTGTCAGACAGCAGCCAGTCCTCCTCTGGCAAGAGCTGCTTGTCCTATCGGAGACTCTGTCATCTGACTGACACCACTGGAACGGTCCAGCCCTCGCCATCCACTGATGACATCATCCAAGACCTGGCGGACAGACTCTGGGAGAAGGAGCAAGAG ATGTTGCACATGCGTCGTAACCTGGACCAGAGTGAGGCGGCCATCGTGCAGGTGTTTGAGGAGAAACAGAGCGTGTGGGAGCGTGAGATGGAGGAGTTGAGGCAGAACTACGTCGGGCGTCTGCAGCAGGTGACCCGTCGGGCTCAGCGCACACAGCATGCTCTGCAGGCACACATCGCCCGTCTGCAGCAGGATAAAGGGCGACTGCAGGTGGAGATCAGCACTCTGCTCGCCCAGAGAGAAGAGCTGGAGAGAAAGTGTCTGGATTACAGAAAGGAGCAGGCCGATATTCTGCCCCGTCTGGAGGAGACCAAGTGGGAG TTGTGTCAGAAAGCAGGTGAGATTTCTCTGCTCAAGCAGCAGTTGAGAGAGAGTCAGAACGAGGTGACCCAGCGGGTGGGTGAGATGGTGGCCCTCAGGGGTCAGCTGAAGGAGCTGAACGCCCAGCTGAAGGAGAGAGAGGAGACCATGATCAGCCTGAAGGACTCGTACACCAACAAGAACCGAGAGCTGGAGAGATGTGAGGGAGAACTCAAGAGAACGCTGACAGAG GTGTCCATGTTGCGTGACAAGCTGGTTGTGTTTGAAGCTGAGGTTCTGGGTCTCAAACGCGCTCTGGGCGAGCTGAGCTGCAGAAACGATCGTGTCGTCGGTCTGAGCGGGATCAGTGGCAACAGTAGTTTACCGTGGGCCGGCCTCCATTCGCCCCGCACTGCTGACACCCTGACCGCGCTCACGCCGCTCAGCGCCACCGTCGACACTTTCTTGAGCCTGCAGAGCGACGAGGCTAAAGCACAGCGGCAGGAGGCGGGGGAACTGCGGCGTCAGCTGGAGCGCCTGCAGGGGGAGCTGCACCTCGAGCGGCAGCAGCGGGAACGACAAGCGCTCACTTTCACTCAAGAGCGCCACACCTGGCAGGACGAGAAAGAGCGCGTGCTAAAGTACCAGGCGCAGCTGCAGCTCAGTTACGTGGAAACGCTGCAGAGGAACCAGGCGCTGGAGGAACGCGTCGGGCAGCTCGGAGCTACACTCGCCACAACTCCCAGCTCGCCGCCGCCCATCAGTCTCTCCATTCCCGTACCCGTAAATGTCACTCTGTCCCCGACCGTAGATGATGCCAAACCTCCAGCCATGCACCAGCTCGCTCCATCATGGCCGGGACCTTCTCGCTTGGAGCGGATTGAGTCCACGGAGATTTAG